The genomic interval GGATCTGCGCGGCCTCAAGGGCCTCCACGCCGTTGCCCGCGGGAGCGGCGGGCTTGGCCGCGTCGGGGCTCTTGGCGTCGTCGTTCTGCCCGGCGCAGCCGGTGGCCAGCAGCGCGGCCGCGGTCAGGCCGGCGATCGCGCCGGCGAATCTGCTCTTCATGGTCGTGCCCCCGTTTCAGTCGCCCCGGCCGGCCTGTGCCGGACGGTGGCGCGACCAAAGTACAGGGGTCGCACAGCGTACTCACAGGCGACCGCCCTTCGGCCGTTCAGGCCAAGGAGGGCAGGTCACCTGCTCGCCGGCGGCCGCGACACAGACCGGTTCCCGACAAAACCGGTCACGCCGGTTCGGGCACACCACCCGGTTCGGGGGCCGGTTCGCTCGGCACGGGCGACGGCTCGGCCGGCGGCGGGGGCAGCGGGTCGGGGCTGTCCGGTTCCAGCTCGCCGGGATCGTCCGGGATCGGCGCACCCGGGTCGAGCGGCGGGTATTTGTCCGGATCAGACGGAATACTCATGCGGGCCTCCTACCCCTGTGATCATCTGTCAAACACCGCTCCCCCGTACCGGGTGACGAGCGCGGCGCCGCGGCCGGCCCGCCGGTCAGGCGTTCAGCTTGTCCCGCCAGGCGAGGAGGTCGCGCAGGTCGGACAGGTCGTGTTCGGGGCCGCTGGTGTGGACCGTGAAGAGGCGGGCGCCCAGCTCGTACATCCTGTCCCGGGTGTCGGGGTTGCCCACCACCGAGACCTCGATCTCGGCGGGGTCGCGGCCGATGTCGGCGCAGTGCCGCGCCAGGACGCCCAGCTTGTGCTCGAGGGTTTCCGGGTCGGAGAAGCTGTGCCAGATGTCGGCGTGCTTGGCGACCAGGCGCAGCGTCTTCTTCTCGCCCCCGCCGCCGATCAGGACCGGGATCTTGCGGGTGGGCGGCGGGTTCAGCTTGCCCCACCGCGACTCGATGCGGGGCAGGGCGGTCGCCAGGTCGTCGAGGCGGCCGCCCGCCGTGCCGAACTCGAAGCCGTACTCGGCATAGTCACGTTCGAACCAGCCCGAGCCGATGCCCAGGATCAGGCGGCCGTCGGAGATGTGGTCGACAGTGCGGGCCATGTCGGCCAGCAGATCCGGGTTGCGGTAGCTGTTGCAGGCCACCAGGGCCCCGATCTCGACCCGGGACGTGGACTCGGCCCACGCCGCCAGCATCGTCCAGCACTCGAAGTGCAAGCCGTCCGGCTCCCCGTTGAGCGGGAAGAAGTGGTCCCAGTTGAACAGGATGTCGGCGCCGAGCTCCTCGGCCTCGGCGGCCGTACGGCGGATGCTCTGGTAACCGGCGTGCTGGGGCTGAAGCTGCAGTCCGACGCGGACAGGCCTGGAAGTCATGAGAGCCAGCCTAGGCGCGCCGGGTCCCGCCGTCCCGCGATACCGCTATCGGTGCTGGACCCGCCCTCGAACCCGCGCCGGGATGGGTCAGTTGCCTGATGCCTCGCACCCGGATTGCTGGAGTGGGCGCTGCGCCGGTCGTCCGCGTGGCGACTGGGCGATCCGCGCCACGGCGGCTAGATTGGACGCGTGGTGACGATGATGCTGCTCAGCGCGATGCTGATGCGTGCCCTCGTCGGCCTCTTCTCGCAGCCGGAGCCCACTGTGGAGCGCCGGGTGGCAGCCGAGCCGGTCCCCGCCGACCGCGTTCTGGCGCTTCTCCCGCAGTTCTCCGCGGGCGTCCGCGGCTCGCGCGCGCCTCCCGTCGCGCTCGCCTGACCGTCCGCCGGCGCCTCGCCGCGCCCGCCGACGGCCGCAGTCCGACATCGACGACCTCGCGGACGGAAACCTGCCATGAACGTGGTTGCGGAAATGCTCCTGACCGACCCGGCCCCGGCGGCCATCTGGGCGACGCTGATCCTGCTCACCTTCCCCGCGCTGCTGATGCTCGGCAGCCCCGAGGCCATGCGCCACCCCGGCCGCACCCTGCGCGACCTGCTCACCGCTCTCCGCAGCGCGCGACTGTTCGCCGGCAAAACCCTTCCTTCCCCGTACGCCTCCACGCCCGTCCCCTCCGCGCACAACGGCTCGACGCGGCACCTCCCCACGCGGTCCTCCTCCGCCGGGGACGTGTCCTCCCAGCACGCGTCCTCCCAGCACGCGTCCTCGCAGCACGCGTCCTCGCAGCACGCGTCCTCGCAGTACGCGTCCTCGCAGTACGTTTCCGAGGTGCGCGTGGCCGCCGAGCGGGCCGCCGTTGCGGCGCAGCGCTGGCAGGAACTGTGGGAGCAGGCCGAGGCCACGGTGAACGCGGCGTACGAGTCCTGGCTCGACGCCGACGCCCGCCTTCGCAAAGCCATGGTCGCGGCCCGCTGGGGCACCCCGTGGTCGGCGCCCACCTGCGAGGAGTACGCCGCCCGCGAGCGCTTCCTGCACCGCGCCGTGGCCGTCGCGTGCGACCGGGGCGACCTGCCCGCCGCGGCCCTGGCCGACGCCCTGGCCGGCCGCAACGGCTGGGACGCCCGCCTGCACCCCGTCGACCAGGAACTGGTCATCACCAAAGCCACTGTCACCTACCGCCGCCACTGTTACGACACCGCGGCCGCCGCCGAGCTGACCGCCCGCCACGACGCCGACCTGGCCCATCGCGCCGCCGGCAGCCTTGCCCGCGAGGCGCTGGCCGCCCCGTTCACGACCGTCCCCTCCCCCGCGACGCCGGCGCCCGGCCGCCGCCCGATGGTTGTCCCCGCATGACACCGCCGCGCGACCAGCGATGTGAATGACTGCCCACAACCTTTCGACAGGGGTCGCGGCCTGTCAGCAGCGGGACTGCCGACCTCCCGATGGCCGTCCCCACAACTTGACACCGCCGCGCGACCAGCGATGTAAGTGAGCGCCCACAACCTTCGAGAGGGGGTCGCGGCCTTCCAGCGGCGGGACTGCCGAACTCTCGGGGGACCGGACTACGCGTCCCGCCTCCCGAGGAAAGCCACGGCAGGTTGAGGACGGGCGGTGGCCATGACGGAAGGCCGTCAGCGGCTCAGGAGGGCTGGGGGCGGTAGCAGCAGTCCGTGCAGATTTTGGGCTCGGGCAGGGTGAACGCCAGGCAGCACGTCCGCCGGCGTAGGTGGCCGTCCTCCCACGAGATCAGGTCGTGCAGGTCCAGGGCTTTGAGCAGGATGTCGATGTCCGCGGTGGTGGCCCCGGGGACTGCGCGCACGGCGTGGCGGGTCGCGTGCGCGAGGCCGGCCGCCAGGGAGCCGAGCAGGGGGCGGCGGTTGATCCGGATCTCGCGCTGGAAGGCGTCCAGCAGGGGCGTCACGTGATGGTCGAGCAGCACACTGCGTAACGCCAGCGGGTCACCCTCGGTGAACGGTGTGCCGGGTCGCACTCCGATCCGTACGGGGGCGTCGGGCGCGTCCAGACGCACGAGCACCTGCGACGCCGTGACGTGCAGGACGCGACGGCCGGCCACCCAGCCGAAGGCGGCGGGCAGGGAAAGCCAGTACGAGTACGCCTTCCACATGAGCGCGGCGGCCACATGCGGGCGCGCGTCCCACCGGCGCCGGGCCGCCGCCTGCAGCAGGGTCACGTCGCCGCCGGTCAGAGCCGTGGCCGGGATCCACCCGGACTCGTCGTGGACGATCAGTCCCGGTTCCAGGCCCGGCAGCCGGCCGGCGCCGAACGCACGCCGGACAGCGGCCAGAAGTTCGTCCATCGCCCCTCATTACCCCCGCGGCGACAGCCCGACGCATGCCCGGTAACGGGTCCGGCCCAACCCGGACGACGATCCGGCGGACGATCCGGCGGACGCCCGGGACACGGCCCAACCCACCCCTGCACGACCATCCGGCGCACGCCCGACACCACGGCCCGACCCACCCCCGCACGCCCGACACACGACCCAGCCGTACCCCCGCACGACCATCCAGCGCACGCCCGACACACCGCCCAACCCACCCCCGCACGCCCGACACACGACCCAGCCGCACCCCCGCACGACGATCCGGCGCGTGCCCCAGGCTCGGCGGTTGTCCCGCACCACACTCCCGCCCCTGGGGCCGCGGACGGGGCTGATCGTCACGTAACCGTCATGAAGACGCGCAGCGCCCGCCACCGGTGTGGGTGAGAGTCGGTGTATGAGTACCGACGAAGCTGTCCGGACGCGGGTGGCCCGCCGGCTCGGCCGGGACCTCGTGCTCACGCCGAGCGCGTTCATCGGGGTCGCCGGGGTCTGGCTGGTGGTCACGCCCGTCGTCATCGATCATGGCGTCTACCCGTGGATCAACGATGTGCTCGCCGGCGTCGTGCTGTTCGCGCTGGCCGCCGCGCAGATTGTGCTGCCCCGTCGATCGCCGGCGCTGAGCGCCGCCGCGGTTGTGGTGGGCGCGTGGCTGATCGCCGCGCCGTACGCGCTCGATTTCGCCGACCAGCTGGGCGTGGCCTGGAACGACAAGCTGGTGGGCACCCTGGTGATCCTGCTGGCCGTGGTCAACGCCCTGCCCCGCCTCGTCAAGCCGTGAGCGTCCCGCCTGTGCGTCAGCGGCTTTGAGTCATTTCCGCGTACGCCCGGAAGGCTCTGTAGTTTGTCGGCATGGACGCGCTCACCGGTTTGCTCGACGGGCCCCGGGCCCGGGGCGCGTTCCTGCTCCGGTCGGTCCTGGATCCGCCGTGGTCGCTGGGGATCCGTGACGGCTCGCCGCTGTCGCTGATCACGATGGTGCGCGGCGACGCCTTCGTCCTCAAAGACGGCTTCCCTCCGGCCCGAGTCGGCGCCGGGGATGTGGCCGTGGTCAACGGCGTGGATCCGTACGTGGTGGCCGACGACCCGGGCACCGCCCCGCAGGTGATCATCCACCCGGGGCAGCGCTGCGAGATGGCCGACGGTTCCGAGGTGACGCTGACCGGGCAGGGTGTGCGTACGTGGGGCACCCGGCCCGACGCGCCGGCCGTGATGATCAGCGGGACGTATCAGATGCACAGCGAGGTCAGCAGGCGTCTGCTCGTCGCGTTGCCGGGACTGCTGATCCGGCCGGCCGAGGCGGGCGACCGGACGCTGATCGACCTGCTCGTGCGGGAGATGACCGGCACCGAGCCCGCCCAGGATCTGGTGCTGGACCGCCTGCTCGACCTGGTGCTGGTCTCGGTGCTGCGGTCCTGGCTGGCCGCGGCGGGCGACGACGCCCCGGCCTGGCAGCGGGCCCGCACCGATCCCGTGGTGGGGCCGGCCCTGCGGTTGATCCACGACGATCCGGCGTACGGGTGGACGGTGGCTTCTCTGGCGGCGCGCACGGGAGTGTCGCGTGCCTCGCTGGCCCGGCGGTTCACCGAGGTGGTGGGCGAGTCCCCGATGGCCTATCTGACGGGCTGGCGGATCACCCTGGCGGCCGATCTGCTGCGGCAGGGCGATGCCACACTGGAGTCGGTGGCCCGCCGGGTCGGTTACGGCAGCGCGTTCGCCCTGAGCACCGCGTTCAAGCGGGAACGCGGGGTCAGCCCGCAGGAGTACCGCCGCCGGCCGGCACACGCGCCGCACCCGTCTCCCCTGCCCCGCGTGGTGCGGCTCACGTAGGCCGGAACGCGATGTGGGTGTCAGACCCGATGGCAGACCCACCCGTGGCCGGGCAGATTCAAGGGGAACAGGTTCTTCTCCTTGAAAGCCGGGTGATCCCGCGTGTCGCTGTTCTGGCGGATCTTCTCGTTGAACGCGGCGGTGCTGACCGTCGCGGCCCTCGTGCTGCTCTTCGCCCCGGTGACCGTCTCGGCGACCGCCCGCATGGCCGAGGCGTTGATCGTCCTGGCCGGCACGGCGGTCACCCTGATCGCGAACGCGGCGATGCTGCGGGTCGGCCTGGCGCCGCTGGCCCGGCTGTCCCGGGTGATGACCACCGTCGACCTGCTCAAGCCGGGCACCCGCCTGGCCGTACGGGGTCACGGTGAGATCGCCGCGCTGATCGCCGCGTTCAACTCGATGCTGGAACGGCTCGAGAGCGAACGGGCGGCCAGCGCCGGGCGCGCGCTGTCGGCTCAGGAGGCCGAGCGGCACCGGATCGCGCAGGAGCTGCACGACGAGATCGGCCAGACGCTGACGGCGGTGCTGCTCGACCTCGGACGGGTGACCCAGGCGGCCCCGGAACAGACGCGTGACCAGCTGTTACAGGTGCGGGAGAGCATCCGCAACAGCCTCGACGAGATCCGCCGGATCGCTCGCCGGTTGCGGCCGGGCGTGCTCGACGAGCTGGGGCTGGCCAGTGCCCTGCGCGCGCTGGCGGGCGAGTTCACCACGGCCGGCATGTCGGTGCGGCGTCAGGTCGGCGCCGAACTGCCGGTGCTGAGCAAGGAGGTCGAGCTGGTGGTCTACCGGGTCGCTCAGGAGAGCCTGACCAACGCCGCGCGCCACTCGGCGGCCCAGCACGTCGATCTGGTGCTCTCCCACGAAAAAGACCAACTGCAGTTGTGCGTACGGGATGACGGCCGTGGCCTGAGAGGCGCGGCAGAAGGGGCAGGGATTCGCGGCATGCGAGAACGGGCGCTTCTGATCGGGGCAGGCTTGACTGTCGAGTCCGGAACCACCGGCGGCACCTCGGTTCAGCTGCGGGTGCCCACATGATCCGTATCCTGCTGGCCGACGACCACGCCCTCGTACGCCGGGGCGTGCGCCTGATCCTGGACGGCGAACCGGATCTCGAAGTGATCGGTGAGGCAGCCGACGGGGCCGAGGCCCTGGCCCTGGCCGCCGCCGACCCGCCCGATCTCGCTGTGCTCGACATCGCCATGCCCCGGATGACCGGCCTGCAGGCCGCCCGGGAGCTCACCCGCAGCCACCCGGACGTGCGCATCCTGATCCTCACCATGTACGACAACGAGCAGTTCTTCTTCGAGGCGCTGCGGGTCGGCGCCGCGGGCTACGTGCTGAAGTCGGTTGCCGACCGCGACCTGGTCGAGGCCTGCCACGCGGCGATGCGCGACGAGCCGTTCCTCTATCCGGGGGCCGAGACCGCCCTGGTGCGCGACTATCTGGAGCGGGCCGGCAACGGCGCCGAGATCCCCGCGCGGGTGGTCACCGAGCGCGAGGAGGAGGTGCTCAAGCTCGTCGCCGAGGGTCACTCGACGCGCGAGATCGCCGAGATGCTCTACATCAGCGTCAAGACGGTCGAGCGGCACCGGTCGAACATCCTCACCAAGCTGGGTCTGAAGGACCGCCAGGAGCTGACCCGGTACGCCATCCGAGCCGGGTTGATCGAGCCGTGATGCTCACTGTCCTGATCGTGCACACGGCGGCCGCGCTGCTGGCGCCCAAGCTCGTGCGTGCCTTCGGCAACCGCGCCCTTTATCTGCTGGCCCTGATCCCGGCCGCGACGTTCGGCTGGGCCCTGTCCGCCCGTCCGCCGCTGACCGAGACCTACCCGTGGGTGCCGCACCTGGGCATGGACCTGGCGCTGCGCACCGGCACGCTGTCGTGGCTGATGCTGCTGATCGTCAGCGGGATCGGCGCCGTGGTCCTGGCCTACTGCGCCCGCTACTTCGACGAGGGCGACCCGTCCGTCGGCCGTTTCGCGGGCGTCTTCCTCGGTTTCGCCACCGCCATGACCGGTCTCGTGGTGTCCGACGACCTTGTGCTCCTGTACGTCTTCTGGGAGCTCACGACCGTCTTCTCGTACCTGCTGATCGGGCACACCGGTGAGCGGGCGGCCGGTCGGCGCGCGGCGATGCAGGCCCTCGTGGTGACGACCGCGGGCGGGCTGGCGATGCTGGTCGGCTTCGTGATGCTGGGGCACGGCGCGGGCACGTACCGGTGGTCGGAGATCGCCGCGGGGCCGTTGCCCGAGGGCAGCACGGTGGCGGCGATCCTGATCCTGGCCGGGGCGCTGAGCAAGTCGGCCATCTTCCCGTTCAGTTTCTGGCTGCCGGCCGCGATGGCCGCGCCCACGCCCGCGTCGGCCTACCTGCACGCGGCGTCGATGGTGAAGGCCGGCGTGTTCCTGCTCGGGCTGCTGGGCCCGCTGCTGGCGCAGGCCGAGCCGTGGCGGCCGGTCGCGATGGCCGCCGGGGTGCTGACGCTGTTGCTCGGCGGATGGGCCGCGATGCGCCAGCACGACCTGAAACTGCTGCTCGCGTACGGCACGGTCAGCCAGCTCGGCCTGCTGACGGTCGCGTTCGGAGCGGCCGGGCGTACGGCGGCGCTGGCCGGGGCGGCCCTGCTGCTCGCGCATGCCCTGTTCAAGGCGGCCCTGTTCCTGGTCGTCGGGATCATCGACCACCAGACCGGCACCCGGGACCTGCGGGACCTCAGCGGGCTGGCCCGCCGGTCACCCGTGCTGGCCGCGATCGCCGGGCTGGCCGTGGCGTCGATGGCCGGGGTGCCGCCGCTGGCCGGGTTCGTCGGCAAGGAGTCGCTGTTCGCGGCGTTCGAGCACGGCGGCACGACCGACCGGCTGGTGCTGCTCGCGCTGGTCGCCGGGTCCGCGTTGACCGTGGCGTACGGGCTGAGGTTCCTGTGGGGCGCCTTCGCCGGTAAGCCGGGGGTCGCGCCGGTCGAGTTCCCGGCGCCGCGCTGGACGTTCGTGGCGCCGGCCGCTCTGCTGTCGCTCACCGGTCTGGCGGCCGGGATCGGCGCGTCGTGGCTGGACGGGGTCCTCACCCCGTACGCGGATCTGTTCGACGGCCCGGTGGAGCATCTCGCGCTGTGGCACGGCGTCGGGCTGCCGCTGATGCTGTCGGCGGTGGCGCCGGCCGCCGGCGGGGTGATCTTCGTGATCCACCTGCACGGGCGCCCGTGGCCCGAGCAGAGGCTGCCGCAGGCCCAGGACGTCTACAAGCGGCTGATGAGCGCGGTCGACCGGACAGCCGTCGAGCTCACCGGCGCCACCCAGCGCGGGTCGCTGCCGTTCTCGCTCGGCGTCATCCTGCTCGTGCTGGTGTTCGTGGGCGGCAGCACGCTGCTGCTGGGCGGCGCTCCGTGGCCCGACGGGCTGCGGCTCTGGGACACCCCGCTGCAACTGGTCGCGGGGGCTGTCGTGGTGGGGTCGGCGATGGTCGCCGCCCGGTCGCGCCGCCGCCTCACCGCGATGATCCTGGTCGGGGTCAGCGGCTACGGCATCGCCGTGATGTTCGTGCTGCACGGCGCGCCCGACCTGGCGCTCACCCAGTTCCTGGTCGAGACCGTCACGATCGTCATGTTCGTGCTGGTGCTGCGCCGGCTGCCGGTGCGCTTCTCGGCGCGTCCGCTGCGGGTGACCCGGGTGCTGCGGGCGGTGATCGCGGTCTCGACCGGTGTGGTAGCCGCGGGCATGGCCTACGTGGCGGCCGGCGGCCGGGTCGCCGAGCCGATCTCGGGCGGCTACGCCGAGCCCGCGGTGTCGTACGGGGGTGGGCACAACATCGTCAACGTGGCGCTGGTCGACATCCGGGCCTGGGACACCATGGGTGAGATCTCGGTGCTGGTGGTGGCCGCGACCGGCGTGGCCAGCCTGATCTTCCGCCGGACCGGGGCGCTGCTACGCCGGCGCGCCGAGCAGGGCACGACCACCTCGCAGCACGGGTCGTGGATGCTGGCCGCCGACAACCCCGAGGCCCGCCGCCAGTCGATCATCCTGCAGGTGGTGGCCCGGCTGCTGTTCCACACGATCGTGCTGTTCTCGGTGTACCTGCTGTTCTCGGGGCACAACGCGCCCGGCGGCGGGTTCGCCGGGGGCCTGGTCGCCGGGCTGGCGCTGACCACGCGCTACCTGGCCGGCGGGCGGCGCGAGCTGAACGCGGCGGCCCCGGTCGACGCGGGTCTGGTGCTCGGCGCCGGCCTGCTGATCTCGGTCGGTGCCGGGGCTACGGCCATGCTCGTGGGCGGCCAGGTGCTGCAGAGCGCCCTGATCGACCTGCGCGTGCCTGTGCTCGGCCACCTCCACTTCGCCACGTCGGCCTTCTTCGACGTCGGCGTCTATCTGATCGTGGTCGCGCTGGTGCTCGAGATCCTGCGCAGCCTCGGCGCCGAGCTGGACCGCCAGCACGACGTCGCGGCCCGCGAGGAACGTCGGGCCCTCGAACGACAGAAGGAGCCGGTGTGATGACTCCGAACCTGGTCTACGTCGTCGTGATCGGGGTGCTGTTCGCGGCGGGTGTCTCGATGGTGCTCGAACGCAGCCTCACCCGGGTGCTGATGGGGATGATCCTGCTCGGCAACGGCGTGAACCTGCTGATCCTGCTGGGCGGCGAGGCCGGCACGCCGCCGATCGTGGGGCTCGGCCCCGGTGAACAGATGGCCGACCCGCTGCCGCAGATCATGATCCTGACCGCGATCGTGATCACGCTGGGGATGACCGCCTTCCTGCTGGCCCTGGCCTATCGCAGCTGGGCCATGAGCGGGCACGACGAGGTGCAGGACGACGTCGAGGACCAGCGGATCATGCGACTCGCCGAACGTGATCAGGGTTCGGGAACCGACGACACCGATCACGAGGCCACGCCATGACGTTTCTCGTACCCCTGCCCGTCGTGATGCCGCTGCTCGGCGCGGCGCTCACGCTGATGATGGCGCGCCGGCCACGGGCGCAGCGGACGGTCAGCCTCACCGTGCTCACCGCCACGCTGCTCGTCTCGTGCGCGCTGCTCTACTTCTCGACCACCGACGGCTCGCTGGTCGTGGCCGTGGGCGGGTGGGAGGCGCCGCTGGGCATCGTGCTCATCGCCGACCAGCTGGCCGCGCTGATGCTGGTGGTGTCGTCGGCGGTGACGCTGTGCGTGCTCGTCTACTCGATCGGGCAGGGCATGGCCGACGGGCACGAGGAGACGCCGCTGTCGGTCTACCACCCGACCTACCTGGTGCTCACGGCCGGTGTGACCAACGCGTTCCTGGCCGGCGACCTGTTCAACCTGTACGTCGGGTTCGAGATCCTGCTCGTGGCCAGCTACGTGCTGCTGACGATCGGGGGCACCGAGAACAGGATCCGCGCCGGAAGCACGTACGTGGTGGTCAGTCTCCTGTCGTCGGTGATCTTCCTGACGGCGATCGGGCTCATCTACGCCGCCACCGGCACGCTCAACCTGGCCCAGCTGGTCGAGCGGCTGGACGAGCTGCCCGACGGCCTGCGGCTGATCCTGCAGGGCATGCTGCTGCTGGCGTTCGGCATCAAGGCGGCCGTGTTCCCGCTGTCGTCGTGGCTGCCGGACAGCTATCCCACCGCACCGGCCCCCGTCACGGCGGTGTTCGCGGGGCTGCTCACCAAGGTCGGTGTGTACGCCATCATCCGTACGGAAACGCTGTTGTTCCCCGGCGGACGAGCGGCGGTGGTCCTGCTCGTCACCGGACTGCTCACGATGGTGATCGGCATCCTGGGGGCGGTCGCGCAGTCCGACATCAAACGGTTGCTGTCGTTCACGCTGATCAGCCACATCGGCTACCTGCTGTTCGGGGTGGGCCTGACCACGCAGCTCGGGCTCTCCAGCGCGATCTTCTACGTGGTCCACCACATCACCATTCAGACCACGCTGTTCCTGGCGGCCGGGCTGATCGAGCAACGCGGCGGCAGCACAGCCCTCGACAGGCTGGGCGGCCTGGCCAAACTGTCACCGGTGCTGGCCGTGCTGTTCCTCGTGCCCGCCCTCAACCTGGCCGGCATCCCGCCGTTCTCCGGGTTCATCGGCAAGCTCGGCCTGGTGCAGGCGGGCGTGGCCGACGGCGGCGTGCTGGCCTGGATGCTGGTCGGCGGCGGCATCCTGACCAGCCTGCTCACCCTGTACGCGGTGGCTCGTGTCTGGAACCTGGCGTTCTGGCGTACACCGCCCAAGTCGATGCCGTCGGTCCGGCTGCCCGCGCTGATGGTCGCGCCGACGCTGGCCCTGGTCACGCTGGGCGTGGGCCTGACGTTCGCCGCCGGGCCGCTGTTCGACGTGGGCGACCAGGCCGCGTCGACGCTGATGCAGCGCTCCGGCTACGTCGAAGCGGTCTACGGAGAAGGAGGTGCGCCGTGACCGGCGGACGATGGCGGGACAGGTGCGTGGCCGCGGCCGGCCTCACCGTGATCTGGATGTTCCTGTGGGGCTCGTTCACCCCGCTGACCTTCACCGGTGGCCTGATCGTGGCGGTGATCGTGCTCATCGTGTTCCCGTTGCCGCCGGTCACCTACGCCGGCCGGGTCCGCCCGTACGGGCTCCTGAAGTTCGCCGTCCGATTCCTGCGCGACCTCGTGGTGGCCAGCGCGCAGGTCGCTCTGCTGGCGTTCCGCGTCGGGCACGTGCCGCGCAGCGCGATCATCGCCGTGTCGCTGCGCTGCCCGTCCGACATGAACCTGACGCTGACCGCCGAGGCGCTGTCGCTGGTGCCCGGCAGCCTGATCGTCGACGTGGACCGCAGACGCGGCATCCTCTACGTCCACGTGCTGGGCGTCTCGTCACCCGAGGAGGCCGACCGGTTCCGCGACGGCGTGCTCGACCTGGAAGGCCGGATCATCGAGGCGTTCGGCTCGCGCGCCGAGCGCCGTGTCATCGAGGAGATCTCCGCATGACCGTCGTCGCCGTGCTGGTCACCACCCTGCTCGCCGTCGGGGCCGGGCTCGCCCTGATCCGCGTCGTGCGCGGCCCGTCGGTGCTCGACCGCATCGTCGCCACCGACGTGCTGCTGGCGCTGATCGTGATGGCCCTGGCCATGGAGGCCGCGTTCTCCCGGGACGCCACCGTGCTGCCGGTGCTGGCGGTCCTGTCCATCCTGGGCTTCACGGGCGCTGTCAGCGTTGCCCGCTTCGCCATCCGGCGTACGGAGGGCTCTGCTTCTGAAGGCTCCGCTTCTGAAGGCTCCGCTTCTGAAGGCTCCGCTTTTGAAGGCTCGGCTTCTGAAGGCTCGGCCTTTGAAGGCTCTGCTCCCGGGGGTTTCCGATGAACGCCGTGCTCGACCTGGTCGCGGCCGTCTGCCTGGTCGTCGGCGCCCTGCTGGGCCTGTCGGCCGGGCTGGCCCTGATGCGCTTTCCCGACCTGCTCTCCCGCATGCACGCCGCCACCAAGCCGCAGGTGCTGGGTCTGCTGCTGGTGCTGATCGGCTGCGCGCTGCGGCTGCGCGAGGCCGTGGACGTCACGACGCTGCTGCTGGTCGCCGTCTTCAGCATGGCCACGGCCCCGGTGGCGGCCCACATGATCGGGCGAGCGGGGTACCGCGCCGGGCTGGCCCGCAAGGATCTGCTGGTCCTCGACGAACTGAGCACCGCCGACGACAAACGGTGAGGAGGTCTCCGCCATGTCACCATCCGACGCCGACCTGGGCCGGCTGATCGCCGAGACCCTGGCGGCGGACGAACGTTTCCGCCGCCAGCCGGTGGCCGTGCAGGTGCAGAACGGCGTGGCCATCCTGACCGGCCGGGTGGACAGCCCGGAGGTCTACGACACCCTGCTGGCGCAGGTCCGCGAGTTGCCC from Paractinoplanes brasiliensis carries:
- a CDS encoding LLM class F420-dependent oxidoreductase, yielding MTSRPVRVGLQLQPQHAGYQSIRRTAAEAEELGADILFNWDHFFPLNGEPDGLHFECWTMLAAWAESTSRVEIGALVACNSYRNPDLLADMARTVDHISDGRLILGIGSGWFERDYAEYGFEFGTAGGRLDDLATALPRIESRWGKLNPPPTRKIPVLIGGGGEKKTLRLVAKHADIWHSFSDPETLEHKLGVLARHCADIGRDPAEIEVSVVGNPDTRDRMYELGARLFTVHTSGPEHDLSDLRDLLAWRDKLNA
- a CDS encoding AraC family transcriptional regulator, whose product is MDALTGLLDGPRARGAFLLRSVLDPPWSLGIRDGSPLSLITMVRGDAFVLKDGFPPARVGAGDVAVVNGVDPYVVADDPGTAPQVIIHPGQRCEMADGSEVTLTGQGVRTWGTRPDAPAVMISGTYQMHSEVSRRLLVALPGLLIRPAEAGDRTLIDLLVREMTGTEPAQDLVLDRLLDLVLVSVLRSWLAAAGDDAPAWQRARTDPVVGPALRLIHDDPAYGWTVASLAARTGVSRASLARRFTEVVGESPMAYLTGWRITLAADLLRQGDATLESVARRVGYGSAFALSTAFKRERGVSPQEYRRRPAHAPHPSPLPRVVRLT
- a CDS encoding sensor histidine kinase, with the translated sequence MSLFWRIFSLNAAVLTVAALVLLFAPVTVSATARMAEALIVLAGTAVTLIANAAMLRVGLAPLARLSRVMTTVDLLKPGTRLAVRGHGEIAALIAAFNSMLERLESERAASAGRALSAQEAERHRIAQELHDEIGQTLTAVLLDLGRVTQAAPEQTRDQLLQVRESIRNSLDEIRRIARRLRPGVLDELGLASALRALAGEFTTAGMSVRRQVGAELPVLSKEVELVVYRVAQESLTNAARHSAAQHVDLVLSHEKDQLQLCVRDDGRGLRGAAEGAGIRGMRERALLIGAGLTVESGTTGGTSVQLRVPT
- a CDS encoding response regulator; this translates as MIRILLADDHALVRRGVRLILDGEPDLEVIGEAADGAEALALAAADPPDLAVLDIAMPRMTGLQAARELTRSHPDVRILILTMYDNEQFFFEALRVGAAGYVLKSVADRDLVEACHAAMRDEPFLYPGAETALVRDYLERAGNGAEIPARVVTEREEEVLKLVAEGHSTREIAEMLYISVKTVERHRSNILTKLGLKDRQELTRYAIRAGLIEP
- a CDS encoding Na+/H+ antiporter subunit A, whose product is MLTVLIVHTAAALLAPKLVRAFGNRALYLLALIPAATFGWALSARPPLTETYPWVPHLGMDLALRTGTLSWLMLLIVSGIGAVVLAYCARYFDEGDPSVGRFAGVFLGFATAMTGLVVSDDLVLLYVFWELTTVFSYLLIGHTGERAAGRRAAMQALVVTTAGGLAMLVGFVMLGHGAGTYRWSEIAAGPLPEGSTVAAILILAGALSKSAIFPFSFWLPAAMAAPTPASAYLHAASMVKAGVFLLGLLGPLLAQAEPWRPVAMAAGVLTLLLGGWAAMRQHDLKLLLAYGTVSQLGLLTVAFGAAGRTAALAGAALLLAHALFKAALFLVVGIIDHQTGTRDLRDLSGLARRSPVLAAIAGLAVASMAGVPPLAGFVGKESLFAAFEHGGTTDRLVLLALVAGSALTVAYGLRFLWGAFAGKPGVAPVEFPAPRWTFVAPAALLSLTGLAAGIGASWLDGVLTPYADLFDGPVEHLALWHGVGLPLMLSAVAPAAGGVIFVIHLHGRPWPEQRLPQAQDVYKRLMSAVDRTAVELTGATQRGSLPFSLGVILLVLVFVGGSTLLLGGAPWPDGLRLWDTPLQLVAGAVVVGSAMVAARSRRRLTAMILVGVSGYGIAVMFVLHGAPDLALTQFLVETVTIVMFVLVLRRLPVRFSARPLRVTRVLRAVIAVSTGVVAAGMAYVAAGGRVAEPISGGYAEPAVSYGGGHNIVNVALVDIRAWDTMGEISVLVVAATGVASLIFRRTGALLRRRAEQGTTTSQHGSWMLAADNPEARRQSIILQVVARLLFHTIVLFSVYLLFSGHNAPGGGFAGGLVAGLALTTRYLAGGRRELNAAAPVDAGLVLGAGLLISVGAGATAMLVGGQVLQSALIDLRVPVLGHLHFATSAFFDVGVYLIVVALVLEILRSLGAELDRQHDVAAREERRALERQKEPV
- a CDS encoding Na(+)/H(+) antiporter subunit C; its protein translation is MTPNLVYVVVIGVLFAAGVSMVLERSLTRVLMGMILLGNGVNLLILLGGEAGTPPIVGLGPGEQMADPLPQIMILTAIVITLGMTAFLLALAYRSWAMSGHDEVQDDVEDQRIMRLAERDQGSGTDDTDHEATP
- a CDS encoding SPW repeat domain-containing protein translates to MSTDEAVRTRVARRLGRDLVLTPSAFIGVAGVWLVVTPVVIDHGVYPWINDVLAGVVLFALAAAQIVLPRRSPALSAAAVVVGAWLIAAPYALDFADQLGVAWNDKLVGTLVILLAVVNALPRLVKP